Within Streptomyces sp. NBC_00704, the genomic segment CCACGGGTCCGACCTTGCGGGCCAGCCGGACCGTGTGCCACAACGCCGTCCCGTACTCCCGCAGATAGCCGGCCGGACCCCCGGTGGCCGCGCGCAGCGGGTAGCGGTGGATCCGCACCCCGTCGATCACGGCCTCCGGCTCCGTGTCCCGCTTGCCGCCCTGCGGACAGATGACGTGCACCGTCCAGCCCGCGTCGCGCAGCGTCGTGCACTCCTGCCACACCCGCCGGTCGAACGGCACCGACAGGTTCTCCACCAGAATCAGCGCGCGCCGGCCCGGCCGGCCGCCGCTTCCCGCGTCACCAGGCAAGGCCCACATACCCCTGTTCGGCCCGGCGCGCGTCGGCGTCGGGAAGGTGGACGAGATCGATGATCACCGGGGCGTCGCCGTGCGGCAGCGCCGACAGCACGGCCGGATCCTTCGTCCCGACCAGGCACACCTCGGCATGGTCGAGCACCTCCTCGACGGAGTCCGCGAGCAGTTGCGCGAGATGCGGCAGCCGCGTCTCGATGTACTCGCGGTTCGCGCCGAGCAGCCGGGACATGCTCACGTTCGCGTCGTAGATCTTCAGGTCGTACCCCTTGCCGAAGAGCCGCTCCGCCAGCTCGACCAGCGGACTCTCGCGGAGGTCGTCGGTGCCGGGCTTGAAGGACAGCCCGAACAGGCCCGCCCGCCGTTTCCCGGTCCGCTCGACCAGCTCCACCGCGCGCTGGAGATGGTCGGAGTTGGAGGGCAGCACATGGGACAGGATCGGCACCGACACGTCGGCCCGCTGCGCGGCGTGGACCAGGCTGCGCAGGTCCTTGGGCAGGCAGGAGCCGCCGAAGGCGAAGCCGGGCCGCAGATAGGCGGCACTGATGTTCAGCTTGCGGTCGGCGAGGAAGACGTCCATCACCTGATGTGAGTCCACCCCGAGCGCCTGGCACACCGCGCCCAGCTCGTTCGCGAAGCCGATCTTTAGACCGTGGAAGGCGTTGTCCGCGTACTTGATGGCCTCGGCGGTCGGCACCGGCACCCGGAACACCTCGCCGGGCAGCCCCTCGTACAGCGCGAGCACCGCGTCGCCGCTCGCCGGGTCCAGCTCGCCGACGACCGTCTTCGGCGGGTCGAAGAAGTCCCGCACGCTCGTGCCCTCGCGCAGGAACTCCGGGTTGACCGCGACCCCGACGTCCACCCCGGCCGTGCCGCCGACGTACTTCTCCAGGATCGGCACCAGCAGGTTCAGGCAGGTGCCCGGAAGCATGGTGCTGCGGAACACCACGGTGTGCCGGCCGCCGCGCTCGGCCAGGGCCGCGCCGATCTCCTCGGTGACCCGCTCCAGATACGTCGTGCACAGGCTGCCGTTGGGCTCCGACGGCGTGCCCACGCAGACCAGCGAGATCTCGCTGTTCATGATCGCCTCGCGGACGTCGGCGGTGGCGCGCAGCGCTCCGGCGCCCACGACCTCGGCGATCAGCTCGCCGATCCGCTCCTCGACCACCGGAGCCTTGCCGTCGTTGACCAGGTCGACCTTCACCTGGTTCACGTCGACGCCGACGACCTCGTGCCCCATGCCGGCCAGGCACGCGGCCGACACGCAGCCCACGTAGCCGAGCCCGAAAACGCTGACCCTCATGACCCGTTCCTCCCCCGGGCAGACCCGCTCGGGCCTGCCGTCCGCGCACCGGCGGAAACGTCGAGTTGCCGCTTCCGGCCCATCAGTAGGCCCCCTGCCCGTAGAGCACCGCACGCAGCGTCTTCCACAAGATCACCGTGTCCAGAGCGAGCGACCAGTCCTCCACGTACCGCAGGTCCAGCCGGACCGCCTCCTCCCACGACAGGTCGCTGCGCCCGCTGATCTGCCACAGCCCGGTGAGCCCCGGCTTGACCAGCAACCGCCGCCGGATGTCCGGGCCGTACGAGGCGGACTCCTCCGGCAGCGGGGGCCGCGGACCGACCAGCGACATCGATCCCGTGAGCACGTTGAACAGTTGCGGCAGCTCGTCGACGGAGTACCGGCGCAGCACCGCTCCCACCCGGGTCACCCGGGGATCGCGGCGCAGCTTGAACAGCGGGCCGGCCCCCTCGTTGAGGGCGGCCAGCCGGTCCCGCGCCCGGTCCGCGTCGGCGACCATGGTGCGGAACTTGAGAATGGTGAACTCGCCGCCGTCCTTGCCGACTCTGCGCTGCCGGTAGAAGACCCCGCCGCGGCTGTCCAGCAGCACGAGCAGCGCGACGAACGCCATCAGCGGAGCGAACACGACGAGCAGGACCGCGGCGCCCAGCCGGTCGACAACGCCCTTGACCGCCCGGCGGCCCCCGGTGAACGTCGGCATGCTGACCCGCAGGAGCGGGATGCCGAGCACCGCGTCGATATGCAGCCGCGGGCCGGCCACCTCCATCAGCACGGGCGCCACGACCATCTCGGCGTCGCTGCCCTCCAGGTTCCAGGCCAGCCGCTGCAACCGGTGCGGCGACCAGTGCGGGTCCGGGGTGACCGCGACGACGCGGTAGCCGTCGGCGTGCACGTGCTTGGCGACGTCCGTGAGCCGGCCGACGACCGGCACCCCGTCCAGCAGGTCGCCGTCGAGTACACCGCCGTCCGTCGTGCACACCGCGTCCACCCGCCACCCGAGGTGCGGGAACTTGCGGGTACGGGTGATCAGATCGCGGACGGTGTCCGGGCTGCCGGCGGCGAGCACCGGCCGCAGGCACCGCCCCTCCTTGCGCTGCTTGTGCAGCCCGAGACGCAGCACGTACCTGGCCGTCATGGTGACGAGCGCGATCGCCGGGATCGCGACGAAGATCCAGAGCTTGATGTTGCGCGAGGTGAGGGCGATCCCGCCGAGCGCCAGGACGACGGTCGCCGCGAACAGCGAGCGCCCCAGCCGGCGGAACTCCTCCGCGCCCTGGCCCAGCACGGCCGGGGTCCAGGCCCGGCTCACCGCGAGCGACCCCAGCACCAGCAGTTCGGTGCCGAACGCGAGAATCCCCCACTTCTCGTGCCAGTTGGCCGCGTCGCGGGCCCCGAAGAAGTTGCCTATCCCCGCCACCACGAACGCGGTGGTCACGGTGTCGCTGGTGATCACGGTACGGCGGTACCGCTGCTCCCAGTCGCTCGCGGGCCGGCTGACCGCCCCGTCCGCCAGACGACCGCCGCGCGCCGGAAACGGGCTGACCAATTCCCCTTGCCGCACAGAACCCCCCAGGTTCCCAGTGATGTCGACGTGTTCGCCGCCGGGAGGCCCCCGCCTCCCGCACTGTGCCTCCCCTCGGGAGGCCCCCGCCTCCCGCACTGTCGCTCCGCGGGAGGCCCCCGCCTCCCGCGCCGCGCTGTCCCTCCCCCGGGAGGCCCCCGCCTCCCGTGCACGACAAACCGGATACCGGCCGGTGCGGAGCCACTCGGGCAAGCCCCTCCCACGGCAACGGGCATGCCTGTGCCGTCCGAGTCCCGAGATGCGCGGAACCCCTTCACGGCCTCGCGTGCTCCCCGCACTCAAGGCCGCCTCGGGTCCCGTGAAGTGACTCCCCCTGGTGTCTGACGCCGGAAAAGCGACTAAGGGCTTTCCCCGGTGCCGGACCTATTGATCATTTACGCGTCGCCTCATGTCCGAACGGCTGAAGCAAGGTCAATCTAGACCATCGCGGCCAGTATGAAGAGAGGATGTGTGTAATTTGTGCTTAAGCTTTGATTCTTGATCCATCGTCGGTGACCGCATGTGGCCACCTCGTCGTCACCACGCGTTCCAGCAGTCCGCCGGGCCCCGGTGCGACGGCCCCACGCGGTCACGCGCGACCGCGTCCACCGCCCGGTGCGGCCCGGTGCCGCCGGGCATCGTCCGGCCCAAGACGCCTGCCGCGACGCCGCGTTGGGAACCTGGCCCGAACGCATCGTGATCCTGGCCGAAAAGCCGCCGAATGCGGTCTGATCCGCGGATTCACCCCGTGGAATGCGCGGCCATTTCGCGCGCGGACGCCATTTCTGGATATGTATGCGTCATATTCCATAACGCTGTGGACGTCGCCTCGACGAGCCCGAATTCAAGATCGTCTCTTTGGCCGGCCCAAGCCTGTGACCGGCGGAAAGAGGGTGGGAAGAAGGCGGGAGGGAGGGGAAAGGAGCGGAAGGAGGCGCCAGGCAGACGAGACGCAAGGCGACGGGCGGGCGCGGACGTTTCTTCCCGGGGGTCGCGCGGACGCCCCGGTGCCGAGCGTCCGCACGTCGGCGAGACGAGGGGCGCGAGCGCCAACAGACCCGCGCACGCTCGACGGTGGCGCGCCGCCACCCGTTGGCGGTGACGCGGCGGCTGACGTCCGCCGACCTGCATGGCGACCGGCGACCGGCGACTGTCGGCGAGACGGCGAGACGGCGAGACGGCGAGACGGCGAGACGGCGGTCGTCGGCGGGACCGTGGCCGAGGGGCGTCGGGCGCGCCGCAGGGGACGGTCCTCGGTGGGGTCGGCGTCCGGCCTGTGGGCGCCCGTCGTGGGCGCTGGTCATGGGCGGCGCGGCCCGACGCCGTGACCGACGGCGGTGCGGGTCCGGCCCGCGCGCGCCTGTCGGAGCCCGCCGCGACGGACGCCGAACCGCGCCGTGCCGGGCCGCGCCGCGCCGGGCCGCGCCGTGCCGGGCCGCGGGGAGGGTGTCGGCCGCGTCGCGGGCGCGGCCGACGGCCGTTCAGCGGTCGGAGTAGCTGAAGTCGCCCACCGTCCAGGCGCTCACGTCCTCGATCGCGACGCGGTACATGCCGCCCGTCTCCGGAATCCCCACCGTGCCCTGGAGGATCCGGGCGACGTGGAAGTGCAGATGCGTCGGCGGCCCCTTCGGTCCGGGAGGGGCGAAGACGGCGGAGAACTCGCCCAGGCGGGCCGAATCCGTCAGCACTTCGGACACCCGCTGTCTCCACACCGCCTCGGGAGCCAAGCGACCGGTGATGACAGCGCCACCGGTGACCACGGTCAGGGACATCTGGTTGCTCTGCTCGGACTCCACCAGGGCGGCGACGGCGACCAGCAGTTCGTCAGGCTTCGACACGGGACAGATTGTATTCACCGTGCGTCCGCGCGGTCGGCCGGTGGCCCCCGCCGGGGCGCAGGGGTCGTCGAAGGGGCCGTCGAGGGGGCCGTCGGCCCGGGACGCGGAGGAGCCGGCCGCGACGGTTTACCTCATCCTCCAGCGCGCGGAAATCTGTAGCCGTCGTAGTAGACATTGTGCAGGGCGGTGGTTATGGTTTCACTCGTAGCCGAGAGATCGAGCAGGGCCCGGCAGTGACGAAGCGCCGGGGAGGCAGTACCTGCGTTCGGTAGTCAGCAAGGCGGTGCGGTGGTGGAGTTCCGAAGCCAGGGTTCTCGCAGGACGGCGACGGGACTGACGACCGCACCGGGCGGCCCGCGGTGATCAGGGGCCGCCGACAGCGGTACAGGCAAGTGATCGGTTCAGAGGGAAGAGCGGAGGACGTCAGCGCCATCAGGATCGCCCGGGCGGCAGTGTCGGCCCGGGTACCGCAGGACATCGACAGTGAGGTGGTCTCCGGTCAGGCAACAGCAGCGATCCCCGCGCCCCCGACAGCGTCTCGGTCGGGCCCGCGGACACAACAGGCCGGTGCGTGAGCAAGGCCGGCAGATGGTGTAACAGCTCCTTCGGGGCCCCGGTGTCAGCACGACGCCGGGGCCCCTCGACCGTGCGGCGGGCCCGGCACGCTGGCATCCCGGACCGGCGGCCGACGTCCCGTCCTGTGGCGGACCGTGTCGCTGTTGGGCCGAACGGGTGACTTGGCGTAAGAATGACTGGTGCATGCATTGAAGGCGAGTCAGTCCGGGGGGTGCCGGTGAACCGTTACGACGTCACCGATGAACAGTGGGAAGGGCTCGCTCAGGTCGTTCCGTTGCGCGGGCGGGACGCGTGGCCGTCGGCGGTGGACCACCGCTCGCTCCCGGACGCCGAGACGGAGACCAGGCGGCGCTTCGTCGTGTTGCGGGTCAACGTCTTCGCGGACGCCCGCGAGGTCGCCGAGACGCTGATGTCGGGCATACCCGTGCTGCTCGACCTGACGGGAGCCGAGACCGACACCGCCAAACGCGTCCTGGACTTCTCCACCGGGGTGGTGTTCGGCCTGGCCAGCGGTATGCACCGGGTCGACCGCAACGTCTTCCTCCTCACCCCGCCGGGCACCGAGGTGAGCGGACTCATGGAGGGGGCCGGAGCACCGGGCATCTGAGCCGCGGACGACCCACCGCCCTCGGCGGACCGTCCGCCGCGCCGCCGGACCACCGCGCCGCGCCGCGTGCCCTGCCGCGGGCGACGCGGCCGCGCGGCGGCTCTGCGGTCCGCCCGCGCGGACGCCCGGCGACTTCGGGGGCAGGGGCCCGGCGGTCCAGTTGCGATGAGGTCCGGCGATTCGGCGGTCCGGGGTCCGGCGGTCCGGTCGCGTTGAGGTCCGGCGATGTGGCGGTCCGGGGTCCGGCGATCAGGAGGTCCGGCGACTCCGCGGGCCGACCGGAGGGGCCCGGCGGTCCGGTCGCGTTGAGGTCCGGCGATGTGGCGGTCCGGGGTCCGGCGATCAGAAGGTCCGGCGACTCCGCGGGCCGACCGGAGGGGCCCGGCGGTCCGGTCGCCCGGCGGACGGCGCGCCGTCGGCACCGTGCATCGTCGTCGGACTCACGCGTCGTCGCGCCGCTGCCGTGTGGGGGTCGGCGCGGCTCGCGTGATCCCCCGATCGTAGGAAGCTTGTCCGGGCGGAACGGTTCGCCCGGCGGCGGAGTCCTACCGTCCGCATATGCCCTCGCCCCCCTCCTCCACTCCGTCGCAGACCGCTCCCTCCACTCCGTCGCAGGCTGCTCCTTCCACGTCGCCGCCGACCCCCGCGCCCTCGACTCCCTCGGCCCCGCTCCTTCCGTTCCCCTCCGACGCCCCCGCGGCTCCACCAACTCCCGCGACTCCCGCGGGCCCTGCGGTCCCTGCGGTTTCCGCCCCGGCGTCCTCCGCCGTTTCTCCGTCCCGCTCGTCCGCGTCCGACGGTCGTCGTGCGCCCGTGCACTCCGCTCCCACCGTGCCCGCTCAGGCGTCGCCGCCGGAGGACCGGCCCGGCCGTCCGTCCGCGGGTCCCCTCGGCACGACGGCGACCGGTGGGGCGCCGTCCTCCCCGGTGCGCTGCGCCTCGTGCGGCGCCGATCCACGTGGAGCGTCCGGCCCGGAGCCGCACCGGGTGCCGGCACCCGTCGTGCCGGCACCCGTCCCGCCGGGCTCCGCGGGGAATGCCGGCTCGCCGTCGGCGGCGGGTCGTGCCGCGGCCCGCACTCCGGCGCCTTCGTCGGACGTCGAGCCGCCCCCCGGCGCGACGCGATCCGACGCAACGCGGTCAGGCGCGACGCGGTCGGGCGCCGGGCAGGAGCCCCGTGCCACCGCCGTCCCCGCACGTCATGTGCGGCCGTGCGTCACCGAGTTGCGGCTGTCGGCGTTCGCGGGACACCGCCGGGCCCGGTTCTCGCTGGGGGCCGTCACGGTGTTCGCCGGGCCCAGCGGCAGCGGCAAGAGCAGTGCGCTGCGCGCCTACGAAGCGCTGGCGCGGCTCGGCGGCGGGGCTCTGCTGGGGGAGGTGTTCCCCGATCCGGTCGCGTGCGTGCCGCAGGGCGCGCGGCCCGATGCCCAGCGCCGCCGGGGATTTCGCATCGGATGCACGGCCGACGGACCCGGCGGCCCGGTCCGCCTGGACGTCGCCGTACAGGCCGAGCCCGAACTGCGCATCGTGGGGGAGCGGTTGAGCGCGGGAGGCGTCGTCCTGCTGGAGACGGCCCTGCGCGACCCCGGGCGTCGCACGGTGCAGGCCGCCTGGCACACCGGCGGCCCCGCGCCCGTCACGCGCGCGCCGCTGCCCGACGACCGGCTCGGCACCGCGCTGCTGCCGCTGCGCGTCGCCGGGAAGACCGACGGCCAGCGTCAGGTGCTGGCGGCGGCCGAGCAGATGGTCGTCGCGCTGCGGTCGGTGTTCCCCTGCGACCCCCAGCCCGACTGGATGGGCGCCCCCGTGCCCACGGGCACCGGCCGGCTGCTCACCGGATGCGACAACCTCGCCGACGTCCTGTGGCGCACCCGGGAGGAGTGCGGCAGGCGGCACGCGCAACTGGTCGCCGCGCTGTCCGCCGGGTCCCGCGCACCGGTCGTCGACCTGCGCGCCGAACCGCTCGCCGACGGCACGGTCCGGGCGGTCCTCGACCGCGCCGACGGCCGCACCGAACTGGCCCGGCTGGGATACGGCGAACTGCGCTACGTCGCCCTCGCGCTGGTGCTGCTCACCGGACCGGGCGTCCTCGACGTGGACCCGGCCGGCGAGGTGCCGGCCGCGATGCAGACCCTCACCCTGCTCGCCGACGGCCTCGACCGCGGCCTCGACGAGCGCCAGGCGGGCGAACTCCTGAGGCTGGCCGTGCGGATGGCCGGGCGCGGGCACATCCGCTGCGTCGGCGCGGTCGGCGACGGCAGCGGGGCCGCCCGGACCGACGGCGTGACGGTGGTACACCTGGGGCCGTGACAGAA encodes:
- a CDS encoding nucleotide sugar dehydrogenase encodes the protein MRVSVFGLGYVGCVSAACLAGMGHEVVGVDVNQVKVDLVNDGKAPVVEERIGELIAEVVGAGALRATADVREAIMNSEISLVCVGTPSEPNGSLCTTYLERVTEEIGAALAERGGRHTVVFRSTMLPGTCLNLLVPILEKYVGGTAGVDVGVAVNPEFLREGTSVRDFFDPPKTVVGELDPASGDAVLALYEGLPGEVFRVPVPTAEAIKYADNAFHGLKIGFANELGAVCQALGVDSHQVMDVFLADRKLNISAAYLRPGFAFGGSCLPKDLRSLVHAAQRADVSVPILSHVLPSNSDHLQRAVELVERTGKRRAGLFGLSFKPGTDDLRESPLVELAERLFGKGYDLKIYDANVSMSRLLGANREYIETRLPHLAQLLADSVEEVLDHAEVCLVGTKDPAVLSALPHGDAPVIIDLVHLPDADARRAEQGYVGLAW
- a CDS encoding sugar transferase; the protein is MRQGELVSPFPARGGRLADGAVSRPASDWEQRYRRTVITSDTVTTAFVVAGIGNFFGARDAANWHEKWGILAFGTELLVLGSLAVSRAWTPAVLGQGAEEFRRLGRSLFAATVVLALGGIALTSRNIKLWIFVAIPAIALVTMTARYVLRLGLHKQRKEGRCLRPVLAAGSPDTVRDLITRTRKFPHLGWRVDAVCTTDGGVLDGDLLDGVPVVGRLTDVAKHVHADGYRVVAVTPDPHWSPHRLQRLAWNLEGSDAEMVVAPVLMEVAGPRLHIDAVLGIPLLRVSMPTFTGGRRAVKGVVDRLGAAVLLVVFAPLMAFVALLVLLDSRGGVFYRQRRVGKDGGEFTILKFRTMVADADRARDRLAALNEGAGPLFKLRRDPRVTRVGAVLRRYSVDELPQLFNVLTGSMSLVGPRPPLPEESASYGPDIRRRLLVKPGLTGLWQISGRSDLSWEEAVRLDLRYVEDWSLALDTVILWKTLRAVLYGQGAY
- a CDS encoding ATP-binding protein, which codes for MRPCVTELRLSAFAGHRRARFSLGAVTVFAGPSGSGKSSALRAYEALARLGGGALLGEVFPDPVACVPQGARPDAQRRRGFRIGCTADGPGGPVRLDVAVQAEPELRIVGERLSAGGVVLLETALRDPGRRTVQAAWHTGGPAPVTRAPLPDDRLGTALLPLRVAGKTDGQRQVLAAAEQMVVALRSVFPCDPQPDWMGAPVPTGTGRLLTGCDNLADVLWRTREECGRRHAQLVAALSAGSRAPVVDLRAEPLADGTVRAVLDRADGRTELARLGYGELRYVALALVLLTGPGVLDVDPAGEVPAAMQTLTLLADGLDRGLDERQAGELLRLAVRMAGRGHIRCVGAVGDGSGAARTDGVTVVHLGP
- a CDS encoding cell division protein SepF, which translates into the protein MPVNRYDVTDEQWEGLAQVVPLRGRDAWPSAVDHRSLPDAETETRRRFVVLRVNVFADAREVAETLMSGIPVLLDLTGAETDTAKRVLDFSTGVVFGLASGMHRVDRNVFLLTPPGTEVSGLMEGAGAPGI